One window of Mangrovibacterium diazotrophicum genomic DNA carries:
- a CDS encoding glycosyl hydrolase 115 family protein, which produces MLMLLVLSTQKLIAGGLDDLVLFEKNEAGFVLSDEGQTASIVLGENDYEGVKYVANLFGEDLKRIGLAEPKLIIGDIPTEKNIVLVGTVGQNTLLDELEESGKLDLSDLRGQWEKSLVQVVENPFPGVDKALVLAGSDKRGTIYAMLNLSRAMGVSPWYWWADVPVDQHSVISIKAGRFVTDSPKVQYRGIFLNDEEPALGGWVRENFGDFNAKFYSHVFELILRLRGNYLWPAMWGKAFFDDDPENGRLADELGIVIGTSHHEPLGRAHDEWRRYGSGPWDYSKNAKVLTDFWTKGMERMKDYETIVTVGMRGDGDEAMSEGTNIALLEQIVRDQRKIINKVTGKKAEETPQMWALYKEVQDYYDKGMRVPDDVTLLLCDDNWGDMRKLPNIDAPKHPGGYGMYYHFDYVGGPRNYKWMNVSQIQRVWEQLNLTYSHGVDRVWIVNVGDLKPMEYPISFFLDMAWNPEQFNAQNLFQHTVDWCAEQFGEAYAEDAARIIDLYTKYNHRVTPELLDENTFSLENYNEFERVRNDYRDLAVDALRLYNLIPNAYKDAFDQLVLFPTNACSNLYEMYYAVAKNHQLAAANNPEANDWADEVQQCFDRDSLLTVHYNQQIAGGKWNHQMDQIRIGYTYWQQPEVRKMPEVFRVEVPEISNSEKVFVEADGYISIEASNFQQSRGSDKIHWEVIPGLGKTGSGITTFPQNEYPAETDSIYLEYAIQFSTTGAFEVHALLSPTLNFNANKGLRYAISIDGGTEQVVNMNEHYRGELGQWQAERIIDSISYLVIEKTGIHHLRLRVLEPGIVLQKILIDCGGLKPSFLGAPQSELKKLD; this is translated from the coding sequence ATGCTGATGCTCCTCGTGCTTTCAACCCAAAAGTTGATTGCCGGAGGACTCGACGATCTGGTATTGTTTGAAAAGAATGAGGCCGGATTTGTGCTATCTGATGAAGGTCAGACGGCAAGCATCGTTTTAGGCGAAAATGATTACGAAGGGGTGAAGTATGTTGCCAATCTTTTCGGGGAAGATCTGAAACGAATTGGACTGGCTGAGCCAAAGCTGATCATTGGCGATATTCCAACTGAAAAGAACATTGTATTAGTCGGAACGGTTGGGCAAAATACTTTACTTGACGAACTGGAGGAATCCGGTAAACTGGATTTGTCGGACCTTCGCGGGCAGTGGGAAAAAAGCCTGGTACAGGTTGTTGAAAATCCCTTCCCCGGAGTTGACAAAGCACTGGTTTTGGCCGGCAGCGATAAGCGCGGAACCATTTATGCCATGCTCAATTTGTCACGAGCTATGGGAGTTTCGCCCTGGTATTGGTGGGCCGATGTTCCGGTTGACCAACACTCCGTGATTTCCATCAAAGCCGGTCGTTTTGTGACTGATAGCCCGAAAGTACAATACCGTGGAATTTTCCTGAATGACGAGGAGCCCGCATTGGGAGGCTGGGTGCGCGAGAACTTTGGTGATTTCAATGCCAAATTTTACAGCCATGTGTTTGAGTTGATCCTTCGCCTGCGCGGAAACTACCTTTGGCCAGCCATGTGGGGAAAAGCTTTTTTTGATGACGATCCGGAAAATGGTCGCCTGGCTGACGAACTGGGCATTGTCATTGGAACCTCGCACCACGAGCCGCTTGGTCGGGCACACGACGAATGGCGCCGCTATGGTTCGGGCCCCTGGGACTACAGCAAAAATGCCAAAGTGCTCACCGACTTTTGGACCAAAGGCATGGAGCGTATGAAGGATTACGAAACCATTGTAACAGTTGGTATGCGCGGCGATGGTGATGAAGCCATGAGCGAGGGAACCAACATCGCGTTGTTGGAACAAATTGTTCGCGACCAGCGGAAGATCATCAATAAAGTAACCGGAAAGAAAGCCGAAGAAACGCCCCAGATGTGGGCTTTGTACAAAGAAGTGCAGGACTATTACGATAAAGGGATGCGCGTTCCCGACGACGTGACTTTGCTTTTATGCGATGACAACTGGGGCGATATGCGGAAGCTTCCGAACATTGATGCGCCGAAACATCCCGGAGGATACGGCATGTATTATCATTTCGACTACGTTGGTGGGCCCCGGAACTATAAGTGGATGAATGTGAGCCAAATCCAACGGGTTTGGGAACAACTGAACCTCACCTACAGCCACGGTGTCGATCGGGTGTGGATTGTGAATGTTGGCGATTTGAAGCCAATGGAATACCCGATTAGTTTCTTTCTGGACATGGCTTGGAATCCTGAGCAATTCAATGCGCAAAATCTGTTTCAACATACAGTAGATTGGTGCGCCGAACAGTTTGGTGAAGCCTATGCCGAAGACGCTGCCCGAATTATTGACCTGTACACGAAATACAACCATCGGGTGACGCCCGAACTGCTGGATGAGAACACCTTCAGCCTGGAAAATTACAACGAGTTTGAACGGGTTCGCAACGATTATCGCGATCTGGCGGTGGACGCTTTACGTTTGTACAACCTGATCCCGAATGCATACAAAGATGCCTTTGACCAGTTGGTGTTGTTTCCGACAAACGCCTGTTCCAACCTCTACGAAATGTATTACGCCGTGGCGAAAAACCACCAGTTGGCCGCAGCAAATAATCCAGAAGCAAACGACTGGGCTGATGAAGTGCAACAATGTTTTGATCGCGATTCATTGTTGACAGTCCACTACAACCAGCAGATTGCAGGAGGAAAGTGGAACCATCAAATGGATCAGATTCGGATTGGCTACACTTATTGGCAGCAACCCGAAGTTCGAAAAATGCCGGAAGTTTTCCGCGTTGAGGTTCCCGAAATATCAAATTCTGAAAAAGTTTTTGTTGAGGCAGATGGCTACATATCTATCGAAGCGTCGAACTTTCAACAGTCCAGAGGCAGCGACAAAATTCATTGGGAAGTGATTCCGGGATTGGGAAAAACCGGCTCGGGCATCACCACTTTTCCGCAAAATGAATATCCGGCCGAAACCGATTCGATCTACCTCGAATATGCAATCCAATTTAGCACAACCGGAGCCTTTGAGGTGCACGCTCTGTTGTCACCTACGCTGAACTTCAATGCGAATAAGGGATTGCGATATGCTATCTCGATTGATGGAGGGACAGAGCAAGTCGTCAATATGAACGAGCATTACCGAGGTGAATTGGGCCAATGGCAAGCCGAACGAATTATCGATAGTATCAGCTATTTGGTTATTGAAAAAACAGGAATTCATCACCTCCGCCTCCGGGTGCTGGAGCCGGGAATCGTGCTTCAGAAAATACTAATCGATTGCGGCGGACTGAAGCCAAGCTTCTTGGGAGCGCCGCAAAGTGAACTGAAAAAGCTTGACTAA
- a CDS encoding sialate O-acetylesterase, which yields MKLKGNKIWVLLIVLVSFSLSIQAAVKLPRLVSKGMVLQRDEPIKIWGWADAGERVNVEFRGESYKTKADKQGDWSVVLPASAAGGPYTLKVNEIELEDILIGDVWLCSGQSNMELPIRRVMDLYKDEISKVNNPQIRLFKVPMRYIFTDATTDYEGGDWKTATAENILDFSAVAYFFAADLYQKYRVPIGLISSAVGGSPAEAWLSETSLQKYPNYWASAQQCRSAAFVDSVKSADQNRIQNWHSELNQKDAGVNHWSTGDVDVSDWLENSLPGYWSEQNIDFKNGSVWFCKEFELTDNLAAKDAVLRLGRIIDADSAFVNGTFVGTISYQYPPRIYQVPASVLKSGKNQLMVRVISQSGRGGFMPDKPYALRFLNDTIDLTGEWHYHIGAEMPQLESQTFFQYTPGGLYKGMINPALNYTLKGVIWYQGESNTDRPGEYRQLFGDLIQDWRTQFQRPELPFLFVQLANLGEPQKLPSESNWAELRDAQRRTLELPKTGMAVIYDIGEWNDIHPLNKKDVGHRLSLQAQSVAYGDSDVVSSGPLYQSMKIENGSIVLTFISVGSDLFTNSLLQGFQIAGEDGRFEWAHAVVLDKNTVKVWSENIQNPRTVRYGWANNPADANLKNKEGLPASPFTTNNE from the coding sequence ATGAAACTGAAAGGAAATAAAATCTGGGTTCTGCTGATTGTATTGGTTAGCTTTAGTTTGTCGATCCAGGCAGCTGTTAAACTACCTCGTTTGGTGAGTAAGGGCATGGTGCTTCAACGCGATGAGCCGATCAAAATTTGGGGTTGGGCCGATGCGGGAGAACGGGTGAATGTTGAATTCAGAGGTGAAAGCTACAAAACGAAAGCGGATAAACAGGGTGATTGGTCTGTCGTCCTACCCGCTAGTGCTGCCGGTGGGCCGTACACGCTGAAAGTGAATGAAATTGAATTGGAAGATATTTTGATTGGTGATGTGTGGTTGTGTTCGGGGCAATCGAATATGGAATTGCCGATTCGCCGGGTGATGGACTTGTATAAAGACGAAATCAGCAAGGTGAATAACCCGCAAATTCGACTATTTAAAGTGCCGATGCGCTACATTTTTACTGATGCAACAACAGATTATGAAGGGGGAGATTGGAAAACAGCGACCGCCGAAAACATACTCGATTTCTCTGCGGTTGCTTATTTCTTTGCAGCCGATTTGTACCAAAAATACCGGGTTCCGATCGGACTGATTAGCTCCGCTGTTGGTGGTTCGCCGGCCGAAGCCTGGCTAAGCGAAACAAGCCTGCAAAAATACCCGAACTACTGGGCGAGCGCTCAGCAATGCCGGTCCGCAGCTTTTGTTGATAGTGTAAAGTCGGCAGATCAAAATCGAATTCAGAATTGGCACTCCGAGTTGAATCAAAAAGACGCCGGAGTTAATCATTGGTCAACTGGAGATGTTGATGTTTCTGATTGGCTCGAGAATTCCTTACCCGGATATTGGAGCGAACAGAATATCGACTTTAAAAATGGCTCGGTTTGGTTTTGCAAAGAGTTTGAGTTGACGGATAACCTGGCGGCAAAAGATGCTGTTCTCCGACTCGGACGAATTATCGATGCAGATTCAGCCTTTGTTAACGGGACTTTTGTGGGAACTATTTCCTACCAATATCCACCGAGGATTTATCAGGTTCCTGCTTCTGTTTTGAAGTCGGGCAAAAACCAGTTGATGGTTCGGGTGATCAGCCAAAGCGGAAGAGGAGGCTTTATGCCTGATAAACCTTATGCATTGCGGTTTCTGAATGACACGATCGATTTGACTGGAGAATGGCATTACCATATTGGCGCTGAAATGCCGCAGCTCGAATCGCAAACCTTCTTTCAGTATACACCAGGTGGACTGTACAAAGGTATGATCAATCCGGCACTGAATTACACGCTGAAGGGTGTAATCTGGTACCAGGGGGAATCGAACACGGATCGGCCGGGAGAGTACCGGCAGTTGTTTGGGGACTTAATTCAGGATTGGCGGACTCAGTTCCAACGCCCCGAATTGCCCTTCCTGTTTGTGCAGTTAGCGAACTTGGGCGAACCTCAAAAATTGCCATCCGAAAGCAATTGGGCAGAACTACGCGATGCCCAGCGCCGCACCCTTGAACTACCAAAAACAGGAATGGCGGTTATTTACGACATAGGCGAATGGAATGATATTCACCCCTTGAATAAAAAAGATGTCGGCCATCGCTTGTCGCTGCAGGCGCAGTCCGTCGCTTATGGTGACAGTGATGTCGTTTCCAGCGGACCGCTTTACCAGTCGATGAAAATTGAAAACGGCAGCATCGTTTTGACGTTCATTTCTGTAGGATCCGACCTATTCACCAACAGTCTCCTGCAGGGATTCCAAATTGCCGGAGAAGATGGTCGTTTCGAATGGGCACATGCTGTCGTTCTGGATAAAAACACCGTGAAAGTTTGGAGCGAAAATATACAGAATCCAAGAACTGTTCGGTATGGTTGGGCGAACAACCCCGCAGATGCGAACTTGAAAAATAAGGAGGGGCTTCCGGCTTCTCCGTTTACCACAAACAACGAATAA